One window of Candidatus Zixiibacteriota bacterium genomic DNA carries:
- the dinB gene encoding DNA polymerase IV, translating to MGLFLYIDIDAFFASVEQSLNRQLRGRPVMVGGLKHGRGVVACPSYEARARGVQTGTTLHEAAQLIPEGVFLKGDYHQYQYYSERFYDILFSVTPDIDKVSQDEACLDIAGAVRRFGSARALAWELQRRIGEELTLSTSIGVGPSRVVAKIASEYRKPMGLTIVTNEGLQEFMAAIPIKRLPGVGSVTGRILREMGIETAGQLAQVPEMYLKRIFGINGLKIAAYSRGEDGIPFRDYKVVRTVSRETGFAEDITDKKILLSHFYYLLERASARLRKLNKKAATVRIKFRYADFETIEGSSPLLPPSHDESVIFPRVEMMFERLFCRRLGIRLVGVTLANLKGYIDNETLIKDRSERSRNLLRGLDAARRKSGFFSLMTGRTLALAERYQRGDTGYVLRTPGLSQ from the coding sequence ATGGGATTATTTCTATATATCGATATTGACGCTTTCTTTGCCTCGGTGGAGCAGTCTCTGAACCGACAACTGCGGGGCAGACCGGTGATGGTAGGGGGGCTGAAGCATGGGCGTGGGGTGGTGGCTTGCCCCAGTTACGAAGCGCGCGCCCGGGGGGTGCAGACCGGCACAACCCTGCATGAAGCGGCGCAGTTGATACCGGAGGGAGTTTTCCTGAAGGGGGATTATCATCAATATCAATATTACTCGGAGCGGTTCTACGATATCCTCTTCTCAGTCACTCCCGATATAGACAAAGTCTCTCAGGATGAGGCTTGCCTCGATATCGCCGGCGCGGTGCGTCGATTCGGGAGCGCCCGCGCCCTGGCTTGGGAATTGCAGCGGAGAATCGGCGAAGAGCTGACGCTTTCGACATCAATCGGAGTCGGTCCCAGCCGAGTGGTGGCCAAGATTGCCTCAGAATACCGTAAACCGATGGGGCTGACAATAGTGACCAATGAGGGGCTGCAAGAGTTTATGGCGGCAATTCCGATAAAGCGACTCCCCGGGGTCGGTTCTGTCACCGGCAGAATTCTCCGGGAGATGGGAATAGAAACAGCCGGGCAGCTGGCGCAGGTGCCGGAAATGTACCTAAAGCGGATTTTTGGCATCAACGGGCTAAAGATTGCGGCTTATTCTCGAGGAGAAGATGGCATACCATTTCGTGATTATAAAGTAGTCCGGACGGTCAGCCGCGAGACCGGGTTCGCCGAAGATATCACCGATAAGAAGATTCTCCTGTCGCACTTTTATTATCTTCTGGAGCGGGCGAGCGCCAGGTTGCGGAAGTTGAACAAGAAGGCGGCGACGGTAAGAATAAAGTTTCGGTATGCCGATTTTGAAACAATCGAAGGCTCCTCTCCCCTGCTACCCCCCTCGCATGATGAGAGCGTTATTTTTCCCCGGGTGGAGATGATGTTCGAGCGGCTATTCTGCCGACGTCTGGGGATTCGATTGGTCGGGGTGACCCTGGCAAATCTGAAGGGGTATATCGATAATGAAACGCTTATCAAAGACCGGTCGGAGCGGAGCCGCAACCTGCTCCGGGGGCTGGATGCCGCTCGCCGGAAAAGCGGGTTCTTCTCCCTTATGACGGGGCGGACTCTGGCGCTGGCAGAGCGGTACCAGCGGGGAGATACCGGATATGTCCTTCGCACTCCCGGCTTGTCGCAGTAG
- the ybgF gene encoding tol-pal system protein YbgF → MKQLRFIIAAAVMTAAMAMVSGCAMKWDVARLEAKLDSLQVEQRQMMMTTMRLDSLLNSESEASLKLRAEIRSSLTDLTEQVRTMQATMNDLQDRVRLIGGSQTGRVTVPVTPPVSSDTGGTAVSTPSVDCQTLYDDSFVNIRREKYEDAIRGFNDFLKYCGTHEAAADARFWIGEAYYSMENYKEAISQFEMLIKDYPKSVKRAGAMYKMARSHEELGQKNEAKRNFEKLIDEYPNTLEASQAKQKLKDLK, encoded by the coding sequence ATGAAACAGTTACGATTCATAATCGCCGCCGCCGTAATGACGGCGGCGATGGCAATGGTTTCCGGCTGCGCCATGAAATGGGATGTGGCGCGACTGGAAGCAAAGCTTGATTCCCTGCAGGTGGAGCAGCGACAGATGATGATGACGACCATGCGGCTGGATTCGCTGCTGAACTCGGAATCGGAAGCGTCACTGAAGCTGCGGGCGGAGATTCGCAGTTCGCTTACGGACCTGACCGAGCAGGTGCGAACAATGCAGGCAACCATGAATGACCTGCAGGACCGGGTCCGCCTTATCGGCGGAAGCCAGACCGGACGGGTAACCGTTCCGGTAACGCCTCCGGTCAGCTCCGATACCGGCGGAACGGCGGTATCAACGCCGAGCGTGGATTGCCAGACATTGTATGACGATTCCTTTGTGAACATTCGGCGCGAAAAGTACGAGGATGCGATACGGGGATTCAACGATTTTCTGAAGTACTGCGGGACGCACGAGGCGGCCGCTGATGCCCGTTTCTGGATTGGGGAAGCGTACTATTCGATGGAGAATTACAAAGAAGCGATCAGCCAGTTTGAGATGCTGATAAAGGATTATCCTAAATCGGTGAAGCGGGCGGGGGCGATGTATAAGATGGCCCGCTCTCATGAAGAACTGGGTCAGAAGAATGAAGCGAAGAGAAATTTTGAGAAATTGATAGACGAATATCCCAACACTCTGGAAGCATCGCAGGCGAAACAGAAATTGAAGGACTTAAAATGA
- the ligA gene encoding NAD-dependent DNA ligase LigA: MSIPEKIRDEYNKLVEEIKYHDRLYYMYDRPEISDAEYDRLFDRLLSLEREYPGLRAPDSPSQRVGAEPLKAFKSVTHRVRMLSLQKVTSREEFADFDRRVKEGLGDKGEVEYTVEPKLDGLAVELIYERGLFTVGSTRGDGTRGEDVTQNLRTIHSIPLRLSGETARKYPLLEVRGEVIMRRSAFDRLNRKMEEQDEAVFANPRNAAAGSLRQLDPKITAGRPLIFYAYGISDTDLKELDTHYKVMNFLRDEGFLINENLKLVRGIDEVAAEFENLAEIRRSLDYEIDGMVVKVNRFEEQVRLGEISRAPRWAVAWKFAAEEAETRVKDIIFSVGRTGIITPVAKLEPVRVSGVTVSNASLHNEDEMKALDIRIGDTVLIRRAGDVIPEVLEVIREKRTGRETEIAMPENCPSCGTKIVRPEGEAAHRCLNSACPAQLTERIFHFAAKEAMDIEGLGGKLAAQLVENRLVKDPSDIYYLTKDQLLTLELMGEKKAQNLLTAIEESKKRELPRIVLALGILGVGEAAAKILAERFGEFDHLIKASVEDLVSIDGIGPKIAQSIVDYFANPGNKEMVAKLKGAGVVFAPYQILRKESVIAGKSFVITGTLSKPREHFKKLIESLGGKVTGSVSAKTDYLLVGEDAGSKLESARKLGVKTLNEDEFSRLIGR; the protein is encoded by the coding sequence ATGTCTATTCCGGAAAAAATCAGAGACGAGTACAACAAACTGGTGGAAGAGATAAAATACCACGACCGGCTGTACTATATGTACGACCGGCCGGAGATATCCGATGCGGAGTATGACCGTCTCTTCGACCGCTTGCTCTCTCTGGAAAGAGAGTATCCGGGATTGAGGGCGCCGGACTCGCCCTCGCAAAGAGTCGGAGCCGAGCCGCTCAAAGCCTTTAAGAGCGTGACCCACAGAGTGAGGATGCTATCGCTGCAGAAGGTGACATCAAGAGAGGAGTTCGCCGATTTCGACCGGAGAGTAAAGGAGGGACTGGGAGATAAGGGCGAGGTGGAATATACGGTGGAGCCGAAACTTGATGGACTGGCGGTGGAACTGATATATGAGAGGGGGCTTTTTACGGTAGGCTCGACGCGAGGTGACGGCACACGGGGCGAAGATGTAACGCAGAATCTTCGCACCATCCATTCGATTCCCTTGAGACTGTCGGGAGAGACGGCGAGAAAGTATCCGTTATTGGAAGTGCGCGGTGAAGTGATAATGCGGCGCTCGGCGTTCGACCGTCTGAACAGGAAAATGGAAGAACAAGATGAGGCGGTATTTGCCAATCCCCGTAATGCGGCGGCCGGTTCGCTGCGTCAGTTAGACCCGAAAATCACCGCCGGCAGACCATTGATATTCTATGCCTACGGGATTTCTGATACTGACCTCAAGGAGCTTGATACTCATTACAAAGTCATGAATTTTCTTAGAGATGAAGGTTTTCTGATTAATGAGAATTTGAAACTGGTAAGAGGGATTGACGAGGTAGCGGCGGAATTCGAAAATCTGGCTGAGATAAGACGGTCGCTTGATTATGAGATAGATGGGATGGTGGTGAAGGTTAATCGATTTGAAGAGCAGGTCAGGCTGGGTGAAATTTCGCGGGCGCCGCGCTGGGCGGTGGCATGGAAGTTTGCCGCCGAAGAAGCGGAAACGAGAGTGAAGGATATCATTTTTTCTGTCGGTCGCACGGGAATCATTACGCCGGTGGCGAAACTGGAGCCGGTGCGGGTTTCGGGCGTTACTGTGTCGAACGCCTCGCTTCATAATGAAGATGAGATGAAGGCACTGGATATACGGATTGGCGATACGGTATTGATTCGCCGCGCCGGGGATGTCATCCCGGAAGTGCTGGAAGTTATCAGGGAGAAACGGACCGGGAGAGAGACCGAAATCGCCATGCCGGAAAATTGTCCCTCATGCGGGACGAAGATAGTCCGACCGGAGGGAGAAGCGGCGCACCGGTGTCTCAATTCGGCCTGCCCGGCGCAACTGACGGAAAGGATATTTCATTTTGCGGCGAAGGAGGCAATGGATATAGAAGGACTGGGGGGGAAATTGGCGGCGCAACTGGTTGAAAACCGACTGGTGAAGGACCCGTCGGATATCTATTATCTGACTAAAGACCAGCTCCTGACGCTGGAATTGATGGGGGAGAAGAAAGCGCAGAATCTTTTGACAGCGATTGAGGAATCCAAGAAAAGAGAACTTCCCAGAATCGTACTGGCATTAGGGATTCTGGGGGTGGGGGAGGCGGCGGCGAAAATTCTGGCGGAAAGGTTCGGCGAATTTGACCATTTGATTAAGGCATCGGTTGAGGATTTGGTCTCAATCGACGGGATAGGTCCAAAGATAGCGCAGTCAATTGTCGATTACTTCGCCAATCCCGGCAACAAAGAGATGGTTGCCAAGCTGAAAGGGGCTGGGGTGGTCTTTGCGCCGTACCAAATTTTGCGGAAAGAATCAGTAATTGCCGGGAAGAGTTTTGTCATTACCGGCACACTTTCCAAGCCAAGAGAGCATTTCAAAAAGTTGATAGAGTCATTGGGGGGTAAGGTTACCGGTTCCGTTTCAGCAAAAACAGATTACCTTCTGGTCGGCGAAGATGCCGGCAGCAAACTGGAAAGTGCCCGCAAGTTGGGGGTCAAAACGCTAAATGAGGACGAATTCTCAAGACTAATAGGTCGGTAA
- a CDS encoding isocitrate/isopropylmalate family dehydrogenase, whose protein sequence is PIVRLRQEFNLRTNLRPCKAYPGNPLNYKEGIDIVVFRENTEDLYVGVEFFPLPDEVREVLKKNNKNMKKFDAHPGSEVAVSLRINTKTGCRNIITDAFEYARRTGRKTVTVVEKPNVIRETSGLMIRTAREVARNYPEIKLDEANIDAMCMWLLKNPLDYSVLVTSNMFGDIISDLCAQLVGGLGFASSGNIGDKYAVFEPTHGSAPKYAGMYKVNPMAMLLTVVLMMEWLGEKDKAVALESAIAAVIKEGKVRTYDMGGKATSLDIANAVAAKL, encoded by the coding sequence CCCCCATTGTCCGTCTGCGGCAGGAATTCAATCTGCGCACCAATCTGCGCCCTTGCAAGGCTTATCCCGGCAACCCCCTCAATTACAAAGAGGGCATTGATATCGTTGTTTTCCGCGAGAACACCGAAGACCTTTATGTGGGAGTGGAGTTTTTCCCGCTTCCCGATGAAGTTCGCGAGGTCCTTAAGAAAAACAACAAAAATATGAAAAAATTCGATGCCCATCCCGGCAGTGAGGTGGCAGTGTCGCTTCGAATAAACACCAAAACCGGCTGCCGCAATATCATAACTGATGCCTTCGAATATGCCAGGAGAACCGGCCGCAAAACTGTTACCGTGGTTGAAAAACCGAATGTTATAAGAGAGACATCGGGTTTGATGATCCGCACCGCGCGCGAAGTTGCCAGGAATTACCCGGAGATAAAACTGGATGAAGCCAATATTGACGCCATGTGCATGTGGCTGCTCAAAAACCCGCTCGATTACTCGGTGCTGGTCACTTCCAATATGTTTGGCGATATAATCTCCGACCTTTGCGCCCAGTTGGTCGGCGGTTTAGGATTCGCCTCTTCCGGCAATATCGGTGATAAATATGCCGTCTTTGAGCCGACTCACGGCTCCGCCCCGAAATATGCCGGAATGTACAAAGTCAATCCGATGGCAATGCTCCTGACCGTTGTTCTTATGATGGAATGGTTAGGGGAGAAGGATAAAGCGGTGGCGCTGGAGTCCGCTATTGCCGCCGTCATTAAAGAAGGGAAAGTCCGCACCTATGATATGGGGGGAAAGGCAACTTCCCTCGACATTGCCAACGCCGTAGCGGCTAAACTATAA
- a CDS encoding DNA polymerase III subunit alpha produces MSFALPACRSSFSLRYGTAPVEALVQGLKERQYGAALLLDRNNLYGAYDFYYAAQEAALKPLIGAEVSTGLGDLYLICENYEGFKNLSRLISYYHLQGEPSKEVVARFSGNLLCLSRYSGYLTTLREIFGDRFFAAVRSKRDSKAAREASGQKIRVAAFPLVSFLNRSDYSTHRLLRAIDGGYLLDNLPSAEVSDEDEYLQTPQEYRQCFQDVPEAVRNNIEIVARCALQFRQRRNILPDFVLPEDHYARLHQDALEGLRRRAPSLPGPYIARLEYELSVIRRTGFVDYFLIVGDIVRFCRQKGIAAVGRGSAAGSLVSFSLGITEVDPIAEGLYFERFLNEARSDCPDIDIDIDWRYRDDVLDYIYKKYGEEHVAMMATYTRFQPRLAIRECSKALGIPAEEVDRFIKRLPRESLEELSLQSEAPTARINRFKVDWERFAPVLRAARRIAGLPRHLGIHSGGIVITPQPLTDYVPLERATKGIVVTQCDMYQAEKIGLVKIDILGQRGLAVIADCFAAVRKEQPSFSIPDNDQRTYDMLQAGRTIGVFQIESPGLRALLRDLHPEELNDITLALALIRPGASESGMKKIFLNRFHGKEEAEYADPSLEPILKETFGVFIYQEQVILAAQAVAGFNLPSSDLLRRSITKKRKQGEQRQLRERFISGAMRNGVKRETAENIFSQLAQFASFGFCKAHAATYGYLAYQSAYFKAHHPDIFMTAVLRNGGGYYPAAVYVAEARRLGIPVAPPTLNISTETDSLHQGTLYLGVSRVKEVGATTMKRISGTNHCGSFEDLVAGTELSEDEIENLIKVGFFDTVEPSRARLLWQYRLRGKRKGNRQELFFAENLMAPQLREFPVVPLSRYRRLRYEMEILDLPASFHPLELFPEYQNPDLTELGKRENGTTVALSGWLADRKRIKTRDGKDMVFLTFDALDDTFEIVLFPAVYDRFRELIRSYRFLRIEGELQTDSGIPAIVGRALSPAPTGLPEAEFI; encoded by the coding sequence ATGTCCTTCGCACTCCCGGCTTGTCGCAGTAGTTTTTCATTGCGGTACGGGACCGCGCCGGTGGAGGCGCTGGTGCAGGGGCTCAAGGAACGGCAGTACGGCGCCGCGCTTCTGCTTGACCGCAATAACCTCTATGGCGCTTATGACTTTTACTATGCGGCGCAGGAGGCAGCGCTCAAACCGTTAATTGGGGCGGAGGTCAGCACCGGGCTGGGAGATCTCTACCTGATTTGCGAGAACTATGAGGGGTTTAAGAATCTGTCGCGGCTGATTTCTTATTATCACCTGCAGGGGGAACCATCGAAGGAAGTTGTCGCCAGGTTCTCCGGCAACCTGCTCTGTCTCAGCCGCTACAGCGGTTATCTGACAACGCTCCGGGAAATATTTGGCGACCGATTCTTTGCGGCGGTGCGCTCAAAGCGAGACAGCAAGGCGGCGCGGGAGGCGAGCGGTCAGAAGATTCGAGTGGCGGCGTTTCCGCTGGTCAGCTTTCTGAACAGGAGCGATTACTCCACCCATCGCCTGCTCCGCGCCATCGACGGCGGCTATCTGCTTGATAATCTCCCTTCGGCCGAAGTCTCGGACGAGGATGAATATCTGCAGACGCCGCAGGAGTACCGGCAATGCTTTCAGGACGTTCCGGAAGCGGTCAGAAATAATATTGAGATTGTCGCGAGGTGCGCTCTGCAGTTCCGGCAGCGACGGAATATACTTCCTGATTTTGTTCTGCCGGAGGACCATTATGCGCGACTTCACCAGGATGCCCTTGAGGGGCTGCGGCGACGGGCGCCATCGCTTCCGGGGCCGTATATTGCGCGTCTGGAGTACGAACTCTCGGTAATCCGGCGAACCGGTTTTGTCGATTATTTTCTGATTGTCGGCGATATTGTGCGCTTCTGCCGTCAGAAAGGGATAGCCGCCGTGGGGCGAGGCTCGGCGGCCGGCTCCCTGGTGTCGTTCAGTCTGGGGATAACCGAAGTTGACCCTATTGCGGAGGGGCTTTATTTTGAGCGGTTTTTGAATGAAGCCCGCAGTGACTGCCCGGATATCGATATCGATATCGACTGGCGGTATCGGGATGACGTGCTTGATTATATCTACAAGAAATATGGCGAGGAGCATGTGGCGATGATGGCGACTTATACTCGTTTTCAGCCACGGCTGGCAATCCGGGAATGCTCCAAGGCGCTGGGGATACCGGCGGAAGAAGTTGACCGATTCATCAAACGGCTGCCTCGCGAATCGCTGGAGGAGTTGTCGCTCCAGTCGGAGGCGCCAACGGCGAGAATCAATCGCTTTAAGGTTGATTGGGAACGTTTCGCTCCGGTCTTGCGAGCGGCGCGGCGTATCGCGGGACTGCCGCGACATCTGGGAATTCATTCCGGCGGAATTGTGATTACGCCGCAGCCTCTCACCGACTATGTCCCGCTGGAAAGGGCGACCAAAGGAATTGTGGTGACGCAGTGCGATATGTATCAGGCCGAGAAGATAGGGCTGGTAAAGATTGATATTCTGGGACAGCGGGGATTGGCGGTCATCGCCGACTGTTTTGCCGCGGTCAGGAAAGAGCAGCCATCATTCAGCATTCCGGACAACGACCAGAGAACATATGATATGCTGCAAGCCGGCAGGACAATCGGGGTTTTCCAGATAGAATCGCCGGGACTGCGGGCGCTTTTGAGAGACCTCCATCCCGAGGAACTGAATGATATCACGCTGGCACTGGCGTTGATACGACCGGGGGCATCGGAATCGGGGATGAAGAAAATTTTCCTGAATCGGTTTCATGGGAAAGAAGAGGCCGAATATGCCGACCCGTCACTGGAGCCGATTCTGAAAGAGACTTTTGGGGTGTTCATTTACCAGGAGCAGGTGATTCTGGCGGCGCAGGCGGTGGCCGGATTCAATCTTCCGTCCTCGGACCTGCTGCGGCGCTCTATCACAAAGAAGCGCAAACAGGGAGAGCAGCGCCAGCTGCGGGAGCGATTTATTTCGGGAGCGATGCGCAACGGCGTGAAAAGAGAGACGGCGGAGAATATCTTTTCGCAACTGGCGCAGTTCGCCTCCTTTGGCTTCTGCAAGGCGCATGCCGCCACCTATGGATACCTGGCGTATCAATCGGCATATTTCAAGGCGCATCATCCTGATATCTTTATGACAGCGGTGCTTCGCAACGGCGGGGGATATTATCCAGCGGCGGTCTATGTAGCGGAAGCGCGCCGGCTGGGGATTCCGGTGGCGCCGCCGACGCTCAATATCTCAACCGAAACTGATTCGCTTCACCAGGGGACGCTGTATCTTGGAGTCAGTCGCGTTAAGGAAGTGGGTGCGACCACTATGAAACGAATAAGCGGGACCAATCATTGCGGGTCGTTTGAGGATTTGGTTGCCGGCACTGAGCTGTCCGAAGATGAGATAGAGAATCTGATAAAGGTCGGCTTTTTCGATACGGTGGAGCCGTCACGGGCAAGACTTCTCTGGCAGTATCGTCTTCGGGGAAAACGGAAGGGGAACCGTCAGGAACTGTTTTTCGCCGAGAACCTGATGGCGCCGCAACTTCGGGAGTTCCCGGTGGTCCCGCTCAGCCGCTACCGACGGCTGCGGTATGAGATGGAGATTCTGGACCTGCCGGCATCGTTTCACCCCCTGGAGTTATTTCCTGAATATCAGAACCCCGACCTGACGGAGCTCGGAAAGAGGGAAAACGGGACAACAGTGGCACTCTCCGGATGGCTGGCGGACCGGAAACGGATTAAGACACGGGACGGAAAAGATATGGTCTTTTTGACCTTTGATGCTCTCGACGACACCTTTGAGATAGTTCTCTTTCCGGCCGTCTATGACAGATTTCGTGAATTGATTCGAAGCTATCGCTTTCTCAGAATCGAGGGGGAGCTGCAAACAGATTCGGGGATACCGGCTATCGTGGGACGCGCCCTTTCCCCCGCACCTACCGGTCTGCCGGAAGCGGAATTTATTTGA